Proteins encoded within one genomic window of Armatimonadota bacterium:
- a CDS encoding ATP-binding cassette domain-containing protein: protein MTEVPPRLETGRDGRPAVEAVGLTRRYGDLVAVDGLSLTIPARIVFGLLGPNGAGKSTTVKMLTTLLEPTAGEARVAGWDVVREAHQVRRCIGYVPQLLSADGLLTGYENLLISAKLYGIPRKERGQRVEEALRYMGLWEAAHVLVRNYSGGMIRRLEIAQAMLHRPQVLFLDEPTVGLDPVARRAVWAHIRELRDRFGTTVVLTTHDMEEADELCDLVAILHRGRLAALGTPEDLKARVGGGATMDDVFAHFTGGAITEGGTFRDVLRTRRTARRLG from the coding sequence ATGACTGAGGTCCCTCCCCGCCTGGAAACCGGCCGGGACGGACGGCCCGCGGTGGAGGCCGTGGGGCTCACCCGGCGGTACGGAGACCTCGTGGCGGTGGACGGTCTGTCGCTCACCATCCCCGCGCGGATCGTCTTCGGGCTGCTGGGGCCCAACGGGGCCGGGAAGTCCACCACCGTGAAGATGCTCACCACCCTTCTCGAGCCCACCGCCGGCGAGGCTCGGGTCGCGGGATGGGACGTCGTACGGGAAGCCCACCAGGTCCGCCGCTGCATCGGGTATGTGCCGCAGCTGCTGTCCGCGGACGGGCTGCTCACCGGCTACGAGAACCTGCTGATCTCCGCCAAGCTGTACGGGATCCCCCGGAAGGAACGCGGGCAGCGGGTGGAGGAAGCGTTGCGGTACATGGGGCTCTGGGAGGCCGCCCACGTGCTCGTGCGCAACTACTCCGGGGGCATGATCCGGAGACTGGAGATCGCGCAGGCCATGCTGCACCGCCCGCAGGTCCTGTTCCTCGACGAACCCACCGTGGGGCTGGACCCCGTGGCCCGACGGGCGGTGTGGGCGCACATCCGGGAACTGCGCGACCGGTTCGGCACCACCGTGGTCCTCACCACCCACGACATGGAGGAGGCGGACGAGCTGTGCGACCTCGTGGCCATCCTCCACCGGGGCCGGCTCGCAGCCCTGGGGACTCCTGAGGACCTCAAGGCCCGCGTGGGCGGTGGGGCCACGATGGACGACGTGTTCGCCCACTTCACGGGAGGGGCCATTACGGAAGGAGGGACGTTCCGGGATGTCCTCCGTACGCGCCGCACCGCGCGCCGGCTCGGCTGA
- a CDS encoding ABC transporter permease, which translates to MSSVRAAPRAGSADRLTEFVRGTFVVVEAELRKLAHDPAELFTRAIQPILWLVVFGGVFARVRGIPTGAVGYREFLTPGILAQSGLFIAIFYGIAIIWERDLGVLHKYLVSPAPRGALVLGKALSAGLRGLSQAVMVYLIALLLGVRLRIGWDTALGVPVFVTLGAAVFATFSLLVACLVKTRERLMGIGQLVTMPLFFASNAIYPLELMPAWLRAISSINPLTYQVDALRALMLPGGHTQFGLGVDLVVQVAALSLLATVAARLYPRVAV; encoded by the coding sequence ATGTCCTCCGTACGCGCCGCACCGCGCGCCGGCTCGGCTGATCGCCTGACGGAGTTCGTGCGGGGCACGTTCGTGGTGGTGGAGGCGGAGCTGCGCAAGCTGGCGCACGACCCCGCGGAACTCTTCACCCGCGCGATCCAGCCCATCCTGTGGCTCGTGGTGTTCGGCGGGGTCTTCGCCCGGGTGCGGGGGATCCCCACGGGAGCCGTGGGATACCGGGAGTTCCTCACCCCGGGGATCCTCGCCCAGAGCGGGCTGTTCATCGCCATCTTCTACGGAATCGCCATCATCTGGGAGCGGGACCTCGGGGTCCTGCACAAGTACCTGGTGAGCCCTGCTCCCCGGGGCGCCCTGGTCCTGGGCAAGGCCCTCTCCGCGGGTCTACGGGGGCTTTCCCAGGCGGTGATGGTGTATCTGATCGCCCTCCTCCTGGGCGTCCGGCTGCGGATCGGGTGGGACACGGCGCTCGGAGTCCCCGTGTTCGTCACCCTGGGGGCCGCGGTGTTCGCCACCTTCTCCCTGCTGGTGGCGTGTCTGGTGAAGACCCGGGAGCGGCTCATGGGGATCGGGCAGCTGGTGACCATGCCCCTGTTCTTCGCCAGCAACGCCATCTACCCCCTGGAGCTCATGCCCGCCTGGCTGCGGGCCATCTCCTCCATCAACCCCCTCACCTATCAGGTGGACGCCCTCCGGGCCCTCATGCTCCCCGGCGGACACACCCAGTTCGGGCTCGGCGTGGACCTCGTGGTCCAGGTGGCGGCCTTGAGCCTGCTGGCCACCGTGGCCGCGCGCCTGTATCCCCGCGTGGCCGTGTAG
- a CDS encoding RidA family protein, which translates to MKEVIHTDAAPRAIGPYSQAVRAGGFVFVSGQIPLDPETGELVTGDVRVQTRRVLLNIAAILEAAGTSLERVVRTTVYLRDLNDFNAVNEEYMNFFRDARPARTTVQVARLPRDAAVEMDVIALA; encoded by the coding sequence GTGAAGGAAGTCATCCACACGGACGCGGCCCCCCGGGCCATCGGCCCGTACTCCCAGGCGGTGCGGGCGGGCGGCTTTGTGTTCGTCTCCGGTCAGATTCCCCTCGACCCCGAGACCGGGGAGCTCGTCACCGGGGATGTGCGGGTGCAGACCCGGCGGGTCCTGCTGAACATCGCGGCCATCCTGGAAGCCGCGGGCACCTCCCTCGAGCGGGTGGTGCGCACCACCGTGTACCTCAGGGACCTGAACGACTTCAACGCGGTGAACGAGGAGTACATGAACTTCTTCCGGGACGCCCGGCCGGCCCGCACCACGGTGCAGGTGGCGCGGCTGCCGCGGGACGCCGCGGTGGAGATGGACGTGATCGCCCTGGCGTGA
- a CDS encoding ABC transporter permease, translating to MSLRRLGSIVRKETAQLLRDRRTLGIMITLPIIQLVLYGYLTNEVLHQPTAVWDQCGCAESRTLVRAFENTRYFTVRWWVRNLQEMERRLDRGQAKIGIVIPPDYARRLRAGEVAQVLVVVDASDATSARVVLSVAGGVGARLSQDLTVHLVRRRGQRPPVQPVEVRTRAWYNPDLRSQVFIVPGILGAILQFTTTFLTIGVIVRERELGTFEQLVVTPIRPAELMLGKILPLVGLGYINLTFILGLAWVWFGVSVKGSLALLYLLTLAFFFSSLGLGTLISTVSRTFTQAAQLAQLILLPSILLSGFLFPRESLPAALQWVGLVVPLTYYLTVIRGIVVKGVGIEALWPSILALVALGVVVFAAAIVRFHKRLD from the coding sequence ATGAGCCTCCGGCGCTTGGGGAGCATCGTGCGCAAGGAGACGGCTCAGCTCCTGCGGGACCGTCGCACCCTGGGCATCATGATCACCCTGCCCATCATCCAGCTCGTGCTGTACGGATACCTCACCAACGAGGTCCTCCACCAGCCCACCGCGGTGTGGGATCAGTGCGGGTGTGCGGAGAGCCGCACCCTCGTGCGGGCCTTCGAGAACACCCGGTACTTCACGGTCCGGTGGTGGGTCCGGAACCTGCAGGAGATGGAGCGCCGACTGGATCGGGGGCAGGCCAAGATCGGGATCGTGATCCCTCCGGACTACGCCCGGCGCCTCCGGGCGGGGGAGGTGGCGCAGGTGCTGGTGGTGGTGGACGCCTCCGACGCCACCAGCGCCCGGGTAGTGCTCTCCGTGGCGGGTGGCGTGGGCGCGCGCCTTTCCCAGGACCTCACCGTGCACCTGGTTCGGCGCCGGGGACAGCGGCCGCCGGTGCAGCCCGTGGAGGTGCGCACCCGGGCCTGGTACAACCCGGACCTCCGCAGCCAGGTGTTCATCGTGCCGGGGATCCTCGGGGCCATCCTGCAGTTCACCACCACCTTCCTCACCATCGGGGTCATCGTGCGGGAGCGGGAGCTGGGGACCTTCGAGCAGCTGGTGGTGACCCCCATCCGGCCCGCGGAGCTCATGCTGGGCAAGATCCTGCCGCTCGTGGGCCTGGGCTACATCAACCTGACCTTTATCCTGGGATTGGCCTGGGTGTGGTTCGGGGTCTCCGTGAAGGGGAGCCTCGCGCTCCTCTACCTCCTCACCCTGGCCTTCTTCTTCTCCAGCCTGGGCCTGGGCACCCTCATCTCCACCGTCTCCCGCACCTTCACCCAGGCGGCCCAGCTCGCCCAGCTCATCCTCCTCCCCAGCATCCTCCTCTCCGGTTTCCTCTTCCCCCGGGAGTCCCTGCCCGCGGCCCTGCAGTGGGTAGGACTTGTGGTCCCGCTCACCTACTACCTCACCGTGATCCGGGGGATCGTGGTCAAGGGGGTGGGGATCGAAGCCCTCTGGCCCTCCATCCTGGCCCTGGTGGCGTTGGGGGTTGTGGTCTTCGCCGCGGCGATTGTACGGTTCCACAAGAGGCTCGACTGA
- a CDS encoding ABC transporter ATP-binding protein, with product MTEVAVRAERLTRVFDGLVAVDHVSFEIRRGRIWGFLGPNGAGKSTTIRMLCGILMPTEGTAWVLGRDVRREAEAIKARIGYMTQRFSLWRDLTVRENLEFYGGVYGLWGPDLRRRVEAWLEQAGLGARQHDLVAALPGGLRQRLALGCAVLHRPEVLFLDEPTAGVDPLSRRQFWDLIDRFSEEGTTVIVTTHYMDEAEHCDELAFIYNGRLIAQGPPEEIKRTRMPGVVLEVRVDRLMEALAACEGHPLVREAALHGAAIHAIVEDVGVAPRLLGDLRASGFAVESVEPVLPSLEDVFVALVEAEEG from the coding sequence ATGACGGAGGTGGCGGTCCGGGCGGAACGCCTCACCCGGGTCTTCGACGGGCTCGTGGCCGTGGACCACGTTTCCTTCGAGATCCGTCGGGGCCGGATCTGGGGGTTTCTCGGCCCCAACGGCGCGGGCAAGTCCACCACCATCCGCATGCTTTGCGGGATCCTCATGCCCACGGAGGGGACCGCGTGGGTCCTGGGCCGCGATGTGCGGCGGGAGGCGGAGGCCATCAAGGCCCGCATCGGCTACATGACCCAACGGTTCAGCCTCTGGCGGGACCTCACCGTTCGGGAGAACCTGGAGTTCTACGGCGGGGTGTACGGGCTGTGGGGGCCGGACCTGCGCCGGCGGGTGGAGGCGTGGCTGGAACAGGCGGGGCTTGGGGCCCGCCAGCACGACCTCGTGGCCGCGCTTCCGGGCGGGCTCCGCCAGCGGCTTGCCCTCGGGTGCGCGGTGCTGCACCGGCCGGAGGTGCTGTTCCTGGATGAACCCACGGCCGGCGTGGATCCCCTCTCCCGCCGGCAGTTCTGGGACCTCATCGACCGCTTCTCCGAAGAGGGGACCACGGTGATCGTCACCACCCACTACATGGACGAGGCGGAGCACTGCGACGAGCTGGCCTTCATCTACAACGGCCGGCTCATCGCCCAGGGGCCCCCGGAGGAGATCAAGCGCACCCGCATGCCGGGCGTGGTCCTGGAAGTGCGGGTGGACCGCCTCATGGAGGCCCTGGCCGCCTGCGAGGGGCATCCCCTCGTGCGGGAGGCGGCCCTGCACGGCGCCGCCATCCATGCCATCGTGGAGGACGTCGGGGTGGCCCCGCGGCTTTTGGGGGATCTGCGGGCGTCCGGGTTCGCGGTGGAGTCCGTGGAGCCCGTGCTGCCGAGCCTCGAGGACGTCTTCGTGGCCCTGGTGGAGGCGGAGGAGGGATGA
- a CDS encoding ABC transporter ATP-binding protein, translating to MTPAIVCRGLVRTFGPLRAVDGVDLEVQQGEIFALVGPDGAGKTTLIRLLCGAITPTAGEVRVAGRDVVREGEEVRERVGYMPQQFSLYGDLTVWENLRLYADLYGIPPARFRDRAERLLVAFGLEEARDRLAVNLSGGMRQKLALACTLVHEPEVLLLDEPTTGVDPVSRRQFWRILYELNRQGITVFLSTTYMDEADRASRVGLLHRGKLLACDDPATLRAQLRGTVVEVVAEPRSRAKAVLRESPLVRSLEVFGDRFHALLDPQVGPDSLRRALEEAGVTVRGLRTVRPGLEDVFVARLRP from the coding sequence ATGACCCCTGCCATCGTGTGCCGGGGACTCGTGCGCACCTTCGGACCCCTACGGGCGGTGGACGGGGTGGATCTGGAGGTCCAGCAGGGCGAGATCTTCGCCCTGGTGGGACCGGACGGTGCGGGCAAGACCACCCTCATCCGTCTCCTGTGCGGGGCCATCACGCCCACCGCCGGCGAGGTTCGGGTCGCGGGACGGGACGTGGTGCGGGAGGGGGAGGAGGTCCGGGAGCGCGTCGGATACATGCCCCAGCAGTTCAGCCTCTACGGGGACCTCACCGTGTGGGAGAACCTGCGGCTGTACGCGGACCTTTACGGGATTCCACCCGCCCGCTTCCGGGACCGCGCAGAGCGTCTCCTGGTGGCCTTCGGCCTGGAGGAGGCCCGGGACCGGCTCGCCGTGAACCTCTCGGGCGGCATGCGGCAGAAGCTCGCGCTCGCCTGCACCCTGGTGCACGAGCCGGAGGTGCTGCTCCTGGACGAGCCCACCACGGGCGTGGACCCGGTCTCGCGCCGGCAGTTCTGGCGCATCCTGTACGAGCTCAACCGCCAGGGAATCACGGTGTTCCTCAGCACCACCTACATGGACGAGGCGGACCGGGCCTCCCGGGTGGGGCTCCTGCACCGGGGAAAGTTGCTGGCCTGCGACGATCCCGCCACCCTGCGCGCGCAGTTGCGCGGGACGGTGGTGGAGGTGGTGGCCGAGCCCCGCTCCCGGGCAAAGGCGGTTCTGCGGGAGAGCCCCCTCGTGCGCAGTCTGGAGGTCTTCGGAGACCGGTTCCACGCCCTGCTGGATCCCCAAGTCGGGCCGGACTCCCTGCGGCGGGCCCTGGAGGAGGCAGGGGTGACGGTGCGCGGGCTGCGGACGGTGCGGCCGGGATTGGAGGACGTGTTCGTGGCGCGGTTGCGGCCATGA
- a CDS encoding HlyD family efflux transporter periplasmic adaptor subunit, with protein sequence MVARRWLVLVVAAGVAAYFLWPRGLANPDRIEASGTIEATQVDVAPKVAGRIRRILVREGEAVRAGQVVAELEAEELLAQLAQARANLRLSQARLSQAEAALSLQQAQYRASVEQAQAVLRATKVRVPQAREATEVQRSTARAQIQQAEAQVQHARAQRAAAEANLRALLRNLEATRAQVQAAEAARHTAEAQLAAAQAQLDRARADAARAEALYQAGAIAAQQVDAARAQLASAQAAAEAARAQSEAARAQYEAAQAQLSALTEQIAAARAAVAQAAAADQAARSALSAARAAERQVSIRRLEEEISRAQVAQAEAGLRSARAARELVRQRAREVEAAQAAVEQARAALRLAEVARAQAVLRSPISGVVLARLAEVGELVNPGAPVLTVADLNRPYLRVFVPEADLGRVRLGQPVEVRVDAYPNRVFSGRVVEIANRAEYTPGNVQTREERTKLVFAVKIALLNPGGLLKPGLPADALLRVQP encoded by the coding sequence ATGGTAGCGCGGCGGTGGCTCGTCCTGGTTGTGGCCGCGGGCGTGGCCGCGTACTTCCTGTGGCCGCGTGGCCTGGCAAACCCGGACCGCATCGAGGCGAGCGGCACCATCGAGGCCACGCAGGTGGACGTGGCTCCGAAGGTGGCGGGCCGCATCCGCCGGATCCTCGTACGGGAGGGAGAGGCGGTGCGGGCGGGGCAGGTGGTGGCGGAGCTGGAGGCGGAGGAGCTGCTGGCCCAGCTCGCCCAGGCCCGGGCCAATCTCCGCTTGAGCCAGGCCCGCTTGAGCCAGGCGGAGGCGGCGTTGAGCCTCCAGCAGGCCCAGTACCGGGCCTCGGTGGAGCAGGCGCAGGCCGTCCTACGGGCCACGAAGGTCCGGGTGCCCCAGGCCCGGGAAGCCACGGAGGTGCAGCGGTCCACCGCGAGGGCTCAGATCCAGCAAGCTGAAGCTCAAGTGCAGCATGCCCGCGCCCAGCGGGCTGCCGCGGAGGCCAACCTCCGGGCCCTGCTCCGCAACCTGGAGGCCACCCGGGCCCAGGTACAGGCGGCAGAGGCCGCCCGTCACACCGCGGAAGCCCAACTCGCCGCGGCCCAGGCTCAGCTGGACCGGGCCCGGGCGGATGCCGCCCGGGCGGAGGCCCTCTACCAGGCCGGGGCCATCGCGGCCCAGCAGGTGGACGCGGCGAGAGCCCAGCTGGCGAGCGCCCAGGCGGCGGCGGAGGCCGCCCGGGCTCAGAGCGAGGCTGCGCGGGCCCAGTACGAGGCCGCTCAGGCGCAGCTCTCTGCCCTCACGGAGCAGATCGCGGCGGCCCGGGCCGCGGTGGCCCAGGCCGCGGCCGCGGATCAGGCGGCCCGCTCCGCCCTGTCCGCGGCCCGGGCGGCGGAGCGGCAGGTCTCCATCCGGAGGCTGGAGGAAGAGATCTCCCGGGCCCAGGTGGCCCAGGCGGAGGCCGGCCTGCGGAGCGCCCGGGCGGCCCGGGAACTCGTGCGCCAGCGGGCCCGGGAGGTGGAGGCCGCCCAGGCCGCCGTCGAGCAGGCCCGGGCTGCCCTGCGCCTGGCGGAGGTGGCCCGCGCGCAGGCGGTGCTGCGTTCGCCCATCTCCGGCGTGGTCCTGGCGCGGCTGGCGGAGGTGGGCGAGCTCGTGAATCCCGGAGCCCCGGTCCTCACCGTGGCGGACCTCAACCGCCCGTATCTCCGGGTGTTCGTACCGGAGGCGGACCTGGGGCGCGTGCGGCTGGGACAGCCCGTGGAGGTCCGGGTGGACGCCTATCCGAACCGGGTCTTCTCCGGCCGGGTGGTGGAGATCGCGAACCGGGCGGAGTACACGCCCGGCAACGTCCAGACCCGAGAGGAACGCACCAAGCTCGTCTTCGCGGTGAAGATCGCCCTGCTGAACCCAGGCGGGCTCCTCAAGCCCGGGCTTCCCGCGGATGCCCTCCTGCGCGTCCAGCCATGA
- a CDS encoding efflux RND transporter permease subunit, which yields MWLTRLSIRRPVLVLMAWVALGVIGLRLLWAMPVELLPNIEFPVVSIVTVYPGAGPQEVETSVTKPLEDAVGTVSGIREIQATSQEGLSLVVVQFQLGTDLNAATAAVREKVDAVRAQLPRDVLAPVVQRFSFSAFPILSLSLTSATRSPLQLRELVDDRLKPRLEQIGGVANVEVIGGQTREIRIAVDRDRLQAYGLGLGQFTAALAQENLNVPAGFLKEGRREYAVRALGEFTSLEELRDLRLGLPGGGSVRLGDVAEVTDGVGERTQLSRLNGRESVTLLVRKAADANTIAVADAVKRELRRIQTEFPDLQVTVASDASTFTREAVNDVFLALLLGIVLASVIVFFFLHDAVNTFIVFLAIPTSLLSSFVVIAGLGFTLNFFTLLGLSLAIGILVDDSIVVLENIHRHLERGELPAEAAYNGRSEIGLAAVAITLVDVVVFVPLALAGGIFGQLLRPFGLTVATVTLFSLFAAFTLTPMLAARWLRRRTGHEEPQGFAARLFAPLDRFYGWLDGRYRALLSWALHHRVEVVLLGGLSVLLVFPLASRLGFEFIPSVDQGVFTVRLELPAGTNLETTEATARRVEALLRRVPEVETVITNVGTSGQQAQTGPQFAQLLVRLREERHRTDREIVAQLQRDPEANQLPGARVVYAAGNVAGPQSPVEVRVRGEDLGLLSATADRIADRLRAVPGIRDVDVSVRLGRPELRVRMDRERLTELGLSTAAVAGILRNAVEGSTDIRFRTGEKEVPVRIRMVREGRPLRPEDLGDVLLAVVSGRPVYVRDVARIETGTGPTRIDRRNRQRVVSVTANLEPGSFAGNVNQLAARAIADIRPPGVVVELGGQAEQIAEAGGTFLFALGLGVVLVYILLSALFESTFTPFAIMLALPLAWVGGILALLLAGKSLSMVSAIGFILLTGLVMKNSILLVDYTNTLRARGLPRTEAVLEAGPTRLRPVIMTTLSVILGSLPVALEFGKGSELRSPLAWAVIGGLAWSTLLTLVVIPVTYTLLDDLRGWVARRARSLRPTPGVAAHPEEAGR from the coding sequence ATGTGGCTCACGCGTCTCTCGATCCGCAGGCCCGTGCTCGTGCTCATGGCCTGGGTGGCCCTGGGCGTCATCGGCCTTCGCCTCCTGTGGGCCATGCCCGTGGAGCTGTTGCCCAACATCGAGTTCCCCGTGGTCTCCATCGTGACCGTCTACCCCGGAGCCGGCCCCCAGGAGGTGGAGACCTCCGTCACCAAACCCCTCGAGGATGCGGTGGGCACGGTCTCGGGGATTCGGGAGATCCAGGCCACCAGCCAGGAGGGCCTGTCCCTGGTGGTGGTGCAGTTCCAGCTCGGCACGGACCTCAACGCGGCCACCGCCGCGGTCCGGGAGAAGGTGGATGCGGTGCGCGCGCAGCTCCCCCGGGACGTCCTCGCGCCCGTGGTCCAGCGGTTCAGCTTCTCCGCCTTCCCCATCCTCTCCCTCTCCCTCACCAGCGCCACCCGCTCCCCTCTGCAGCTGCGGGAGCTCGTGGATGACCGCCTCAAGCCCCGCCTGGAGCAGATCGGCGGGGTGGCCAACGTGGAGGTGATCGGCGGGCAGACCCGGGAGATCCGGATCGCGGTGGACCGGGATCGCCTCCAGGCGTACGGGCTCGGCCTTGGGCAGTTCACCGCGGCTCTGGCACAGGAGAACCTCAACGTCCCCGCGGGCTTCCTCAAGGAAGGGCGGCGGGAGTACGCGGTGCGGGCCCTGGGAGAGTTCACCTCCTTAGAGGAACTCCGCGACCTGCGGTTGGGACTCCCCGGAGGCGGGTCCGTGCGGCTCGGGGATGTGGCGGAGGTCACGGACGGGGTCGGGGAGCGCACGCAGCTCAGCCGGCTGAACGGCCGGGAGAGCGTCACGCTGCTCGTGCGCAAGGCCGCGGACGCCAACACCATCGCGGTGGCGGATGCGGTGAAGCGGGAGCTGCGGCGGATCCAGACGGAGTTCCCGGACCTGCAGGTGACCGTCGCCAGCGACGCCTCCACCTTCACCCGGGAAGCGGTGAACGACGTCTTCCTGGCTCTGCTGCTGGGCATCGTGCTCGCCTCCGTCATCGTGTTCTTCTTCCTGCACGACGCGGTGAACACCTTCATCGTCTTCCTCGCCATCCCCACTTCCCTGCTTTCCAGTTTCGTCGTGATCGCGGGCCTCGGGTTCACCCTGAACTTCTTCACCCTCCTGGGGCTTTCCCTGGCCATCGGGATCCTGGTGGACGACTCCATCGTGGTCCTGGAGAACATCCACCGGCACCTGGAGCGGGGGGAACTCCCCGCGGAGGCCGCCTACAACGGCCGTAGCGAGATCGGACTCGCGGCGGTGGCCATCACCCTGGTGGACGTGGTGGTGTTCGTGCCCCTCGCTTTGGCCGGTGGGATCTTCGGACAACTCCTGCGGCCCTTCGGCCTCACCGTGGCCACGGTGACGTTGTTCAGCCTCTTCGCCGCCTTCACCCTCACCCCCATGCTGGCGGCCCGGTGGCTGCGCCGCCGCACCGGGCACGAGGAACCGCAGGGATTCGCGGCGCGGCTGTTCGCGCCCCTGGATCGCTTCTACGGGTGGCTCGACGGAAGGTACCGGGCGCTCCTGTCCTGGGCCCTTCACCACCGCGTTGAGGTGGTCCTCCTCGGCGGACTCTCCGTGCTCCTCGTCTTTCCCCTCGCCTCCCGGCTCGGGTTCGAGTTCATCCCCTCCGTGGACCAGGGCGTGTTCACCGTGCGGCTGGAACTGCCCGCGGGCACCAACCTCGAGACCACGGAGGCCACGGCCCGGCGGGTGGAGGCGTTGTTGCGCCGGGTGCCGGAGGTGGAGACGGTCATCACGAACGTGGGCACCTCCGGGCAACAGGCCCAGACCGGACCTCAGTTCGCGCAGCTCCTGGTGCGCCTGCGGGAAGAACGCCACCGCACGGACCGGGAGATCGTGGCGCAGCTGCAACGGGATCCCGAGGCGAACCAGCTCCCCGGAGCCCGGGTGGTGTACGCGGCGGGCAACGTGGCGGGGCCTCAATCGCCCGTGGAGGTCCGGGTGCGGGGGGAGGATCTCGGCCTCCTGAGCGCCACCGCGGACCGGATCGCGGATCGCCTGCGCGCGGTCCCCGGGATCCGGGACGTGGACGTGAGCGTGCGCCTGGGCCGGCCGGAGCTCCGGGTGCGCATGGACCGGGAGCGGCTCACGGAGCTCGGCCTCAGCACCGCGGCCGTGGCGGGGATCCTGCGCAATGCCGTGGAGGGGAGCACGGACATCCGCTTCCGGACGGGCGAGAAGGAGGTCCCCGTGCGCATCCGCATGGTGCGGGAAGGGCGGCCGCTCCGGCCTGAAGATCTCGGGGACGTGCTGCTCGCCGTGGTCTCGGGCCGACCCGTATACGTGCGGGACGTGGCCCGCATCGAGACCGGGACCGGGCCCACCCGCATCGATCGGCGCAACCGGCAGCGGGTGGTCTCCGTGACCGCGAACCTGGAGCCCGGATCCTTCGCGGGCAACGTGAACCAACTGGCGGCCCGGGCCATCGCGGACATCCGCCCTCCGGGCGTGGTGGTGGAGCTCGGCGGGCAGGCGGAGCAGATCGCGGAGGCGGGCGGGACGTTCCTCTTCGCCCTGGGGCTGGGCGTGGTGTTGGTCTACATCCTGCTTTCGGCCCTCTTCGAGAGCACCTTCACGCCGTTTGCCATCATGCTGGCCCTGCCCCTCGCCTGGGTGGGCGGGATCCTGGCGCTGTTGCTGGCTGGGAAGTCCCTTTCCATGGTGAGCGCCATCGGCTTTATCCTGCTCACGGGGCTCGTGATGAAGAACTCCATCCTGCTGGTGGACTACACGAATACCCTGCGGGCGCGGGGGCTGCCCCGCACGGAGGCGGTGCTGGAGGCCGGTCCCACGCGGCTCCGGCCCGTGATCATGACCACCCTTTCCGTGATCCTCGGGAGCCTCCCCGTGGCCCTGGAGTTCGGCAAGGGCTCGGAGCTGCGCTCACCGCTGGCTTGGGCCGTGATCGGGGGCCTCGCCTGGTCCACCCTCCTCACCCTGGTGGTCATCCCCGTCACCTACACCCTGCTCGACGACCTCCGGGGATGGGTGGCGAGGCGGGCGCGGAGCCTCAGGCCCACGCCCGGGGTGGCCGCGCACCCGGAGGAGGCGGGACGATGA